In Gallaecimonas pentaromativorans, the following are encoded in one genomic region:
- a CDS encoding transposase: ARLITYQIKGKSRQVLTSLLDTRRYPCDDLVDLYSHRWEIELGYREMKQSLLQSSYTLRSKKPCMTRQELWGLLLAYNLIRVAMIKAAAPLEGVWPNQLSFAGCARAVIHFFCTQQTTHPGAYPKQYAWFISTLAQFKLPDRRPDRSYPRCIRPKYSKYPARKKKCQSA, from the coding sequence GCCCGGCTCATCACCTATCAGATTAAGGGCAAGTCCCGGCAAGTATTGACCTCCTTGCTCGATACCCGCCGCTACCCCTGCGACGACCTCGTCGATCTTTACAGCCACCGCTGGGAAATCGAGCTGGGTTACCGGGAAATGAAGCAAAGCCTGCTGCAGTCGAGCTATACCCTTAGGAGCAAAAAGCCGTGCATGACGCGGCAGGAGTTATGGGGGCTGTTGCTGGCGTACAACCTCATTCGGGTGGCAATGATAAAGGCGGCAGCGCCCCTGGAAGGGGTGTGGCCAAACCAACTGAGCTTTGCCGGCTGCGCGCGCGCCGTTATCCACTTTTTTTGTACCCAGCAAACCACCCATCCAGGCGCATATCCCAAGCAATACGCGTGGTTCATTAGCACCCTGGCCCAGTTCAAGCTCCCCGACCGACGACCAGACCGGTCATATCCACGCTGCATCCGGCCAAAATACAGCAAGTATCCAGCGAGAAAGAAAAAATGCCAGTCAGCTTAA
- a CDS encoding phosphatase PAP2 family protein, with the protein MYPNSLQRSALSLAVLAALTLVLPGCSDSHDDTPSVEITKPAIPTGLGSELSVPLPAVDYPLPSAENAANNADSALRYNIDQNPIANLLKGINNIWTAGFAGWQQNANGNGPDNFDGQQIVNATVWKENIQYVVKVTANRSQDQSVEAFLDDQRSKNYSVIDGYGPLTEAYVAGAGAYTDIHAPALSDVLSNAHYSAANNDGIQYAGSSDSELGAVYQLVYDFRQAAPASTSASKYLFSTPRPWRMDDDGKVDYLGSANYSCVDADSNTDNSWIFDSYTSSVKVVPGLVCARRHHESSIIADDQENRRKDGAFPSGHTNAGYLAAMAYAYALPQRYAEMLTRGSQLGENRILAGMHSPVDVIGGRIHALAVAAYALGQSTIQSDAQAAYTKAQSYFGAMADSADMSLYAYAHTTVANPGSLVDGSAVNTSVFNNNRYSDHAAMKALYRARLTYGFTQTGTAGAAAIVPQGAELLLASRQPYLSAEQRRAVLATTEVDSGYPILDESNGWGRLDLVMASDGYGAFNGDVTVDMDAADGGFSSHDWWRNDISGTGMLTKEGTGTLTLTGANSYSGGTLVKAGSLEAQSPSAFGVGDLYVSAGNVLVNASGAVTVANFTQDDGTLTIDMDDDAAQLQTTGTAYISGGQLVLNFSSQPAAGSQFTLISAGKLAGQFASVSAGAVKVALSYTDTAVIATVQ; encoded by the coding sequence ATGTACCCCAACTCCTTGCAACGTTCCGCCTTGTCCCTGGCCGTGTTGGCCGCCCTGACCCTAGTACTGCCCGGCTGCAGTGACAGCCATGACGATACCCCCAGCGTTGAGATAACCAAGCCGGCCATCCCCACCGGCCTTGGCAGCGAGCTGAGCGTACCGCTGCCGGCAGTGGACTACCCGCTGCCGTCGGCCGAGAACGCCGCCAACAACGCCGACTCGGCGCTGCGTTACAACATCGACCAAAACCCCATCGCCAACCTGCTTAAGGGCATCAACAACATCTGGACCGCCGGTTTTGCCGGCTGGCAGCAAAACGCCAACGGCAATGGCCCCGACAACTTCGACGGCCAGCAGATAGTCAACGCCACGGTGTGGAAGGAAAACATCCAGTACGTGGTCAAGGTCACGGCCAACCGCAGCCAGGACCAATCCGTCGAAGCTTTCCTCGATGACCAGCGCAGCAAGAACTACAGCGTGATTGACGGCTACGGCCCCCTTACCGAAGCCTACGTGGCCGGTGCCGGCGCCTATACCGACATCCACGCCCCGGCGTTGTCTGACGTGCTCAGCAACGCCCATTACAGCGCCGCCAACAACGACGGTATCCAGTACGCTGGCAGCAGCGACAGCGAGCTGGGTGCCGTCTACCAGTTGGTTTACGACTTCCGCCAAGCCGCGCCGGCCTCTACCAGCGCCTCCAAATACCTGTTCTCTACCCCGCGCCCCTGGCGCATGGACGATGACGGTAAAGTTGATTACCTGGGCTCGGCCAATTACAGCTGCGTCGATGCCGACAGCAACACGGACAACAGCTGGATCTTCGACAGCTACACCAGCAGCGTGAAAGTGGTGCCGGGCCTGGTATGTGCTCGCCGCCATCACGAGAGCAGCATCATCGCCGACGACCAGGAAAACCGCCGCAAAGATGGCGCCTTCCCTTCAGGCCACACCAATGCCGGCTACCTGGCGGCCATGGCGTACGCCTATGCCTTGCCGCAGCGCTACGCCGAGATGCTAACCCGCGGTTCGCAGCTGGGTGAAAACCGCATCCTGGCCGGTATGCACTCGCCGGTAGACGTGATTGGCGGCCGTATCCACGCCCTGGCGGTAGCTGCCTACGCCCTTGGCCAAAGCACCATTCAAAGCGACGCCCAGGCGGCCTACACCAAGGCCCAGTCTTACTTTGGCGCCATGGCCGATAGCGCCGACATGAGCCTCTATGCTTACGCCCACACCACCGTTGCCAACCCCGGCAGCCTGGTTGATGGCAGCGCCGTTAACACCAGCGTCTTTAACAACAACCGCTACAGCGACCACGCCGCCATGAAGGCGCTGTATCGCGCCCGCCTGACCTACGGCTTTACCCAAACCGGCACCGCTGGCGCCGCGGCCATAGTGCCCCAGGGCGCCGAGTTGCTGCTGGCGAGCCGTCAACCCTACCTCAGCGCCGAGCAGCGCCGCGCCGTGCTGGCTACCACCGAAGTCGACTCCGGCTACCCCATCCTCGATGAGTCCAACGGCTGGGGCCGCCTGGACCTGGTGATGGCAAGCGACGGCTACGGCGCTTTTAATGGCGACGTGACCGTGGACATGGACGCAGCGGACGGCGGCTTTAGCAGCCACGACTGGTGGCGCAACGACATCAGCGGCACCGGCATGCTCACTAAGGAAGGCACCGGCACCCTGACCCTGACAGGCGCCAACAGCTACAGCGGCGGCACCCTGGTCAAGGCCGGTAGCCTGGAAGCCCAGTCCCCCAGCGCCTTTGGCGTCGGCGATCTGTACGTCAGTGCCGGTAATGTGCTGGTTAACGCCAGCGGCGCGGTGACGGTAGCCAACTTCACCCAGGACGACGGCACCCTCACCATCGACATGGACGACGACGCCGCCCAGCTGCAAACCACCGGCACCGCCTATATCAGCGGCGGCCAACTGGTGCTTAACTTCAGCAGCCAGCCCGCTGCCGGCAGCCAGTTCACCCTGATCAGTGCTGGCAAGCTGGCCGGTCAGTTCGCCAGTGTCAGCGCCGGCGCCGTGAAGGTGGCCCTGAGCTACACCGACACCGCCGTTATCGCCACAGTGCAATAA
- the acpS gene encoding holo-ACP synthase: MILGLGNDVVQIGRFERASERFAKRLLTAAEQAQFEARGKPLSFIAKRWAAKEAAAKALGTGIAAGVSFQDFEVSNDAAGKPILRLSGQAKALADAMGVRHCHLALSDEKALAMATVILEG; encoded by the coding sequence GTGATCCTCGGCCTGGGTAACGATGTGGTGCAAATTGGCCGCTTTGAGCGCGCCAGTGAGCGCTTTGCCAAACGGCTGCTCACCGCTGCCGAACAGGCCCAGTTTGAAGCGAGGGGCAAGCCGCTGTCTTTTATAGCCAAGCGCTGGGCCGCCAAGGAAGCGGCGGCCAAGGCCCTTGGCACCGGCATTGCCGCCGGGGTGAGCTTTCAGGATTTTGAAGTCAGTAACGATGCTGCCGGCAAGCCCATCTTGCGCCTGAGCGGCCAGGCTAAAGCCCTGGCCGACGCCATGGGGGTGCGCCATTGCCACCTGGCCTTGTCAGACGAAAAGGCCTTGGCCATGGCCACCGTTATCCTCGAAGGTTGA